Proteins encoded by one window of Phytohabitans houttuyneae:
- a CDS encoding DivIVA domain-containing protein — protein sequence MSQRGEAVAAPEGAASQRFQITLRGYDKGQVDRFVAQAESGMAAATRERDQALAQIRDLAGQLHQTRAEFADLHAELTELRDRPRQLEKASFRDLGTMVDQILELSEKQGELLVNAAAERAAALEAQAEKALADARDLAERVRAAGEAAHDRSVQAANQVDEEAAQRAEQARADAEALIEAARAQAQQETETARASTHQELQQWQASVEREISDRRAAAERELNEQLTAAQAKMTDERSHAEQSAATLLAEAQQHAAEIRRRADEQQASHQQQLQLVQQEIQMRRQALAQLQSELDTGQQQLTQVRHDGDVAEREVAELLQQLGAVRQDLAGEIDRLEQTRTAADSAERHAKEVRARVQREAKRVADLAAAAVMAAAASNVQTGEYPQVGPPRQKPAPAAEEAPAPEAAQVPEPAYVPEPAQVPAPARSLFDPSPRNGQPEQHENGHGHPERNGGAVPAQPGPRAAE from the coding sequence ATGTCCCAGCGTGGTGAGGCGGTTGCGGCGCCCGAGGGCGCGGCGTCCCAGCGGTTCCAGATCACCCTGCGTGGTTACGACAAAGGCCAGGTCGACAGGTTCGTCGCCCAGGCGGAGAGCGGGATGGCCGCGGCCACGAGGGAGCGTGACCAGGCGCTCGCCCAGATCCGCGACCTGGCCGGGCAGCTGCACCAGACGCGGGCCGAGTTCGCCGACCTGCACGCCGAGCTGACCGAGCTGCGGGACCGGCCGCGGCAGCTGGAGAAGGCGTCGTTCCGCGATCTCGGCACGATGGTCGACCAGATCCTGGAGCTTTCCGAAAAGCAGGGCGAGCTGCTGGTCAACGCGGCCGCCGAGCGGGCCGCCGCGCTCGAGGCGCAGGCGGAGAAGGCGCTCGCCGACGCGCGCGACCTCGCCGAGCGGGTACGGGCGGCGGGTGAAGCCGCCCACGACCGCAGCGTGCAGGCGGCCAACCAGGTCGACGAGGAGGCCGCCCAGCGGGCCGAGCAGGCGCGCGCGGACGCCGAGGCGCTGATCGAGGCGGCGCGGGCGCAGGCGCAGCAGGAGACCGAGACCGCGCGGGCCAGCACCCACCAGGAGCTGCAGCAGTGGCAGGCCTCGGTGGAGCGGGAGATCTCCGACCGGCGGGCGGCCGCCGAGCGCGAGCTCAACGAGCAGCTGACCGCCGCGCAGGCCAAGATGACCGACGAGCGGTCGCACGCCGAGCAGAGCGCGGCCACGCTGCTGGCCGAGGCGCAGCAGCACGCGGCCGAGATCCGGCGGCGCGCGGACGAGCAGCAGGCCTCCCACCAGCAGCAGCTCCAGCTCGTGCAGCAGGAGATCCAGATGCGCCGGCAGGCGCTGGCCCAGCTGCAGAGCGAGCTGGACACCGGGCAGCAGCAGCTGACCCAGGTGCGCCACGACGGCGACGTCGCCGAGCGCGAGGTGGCGGAGCTGTTGCAGCAGCTCGGCGCGGTACGGCAGGACCTGGCCGGCGAGATCGACCGGCTGGAGCAGACCCGCACCGCCGCCGACTCGGCCGAGCGGCACGCCAAGGAGGTGCGCGCCCGCGTGCAGCGGGAGGCGAAGCGGGTCGCCGACCTCGCCGCCGCCGCGGTGATGGCGGCCGCGGCGTCCAATGTGCAGACGGGCGAGTACCCGCAGGTCGGGCCGCCGCGCCAGAAGCCCGCCCCGGCGGCGGAGGAGGCGCCCGCACCGGAGGCGGCGCAGGTGCCCGAGCCGGCGTACGTGCCCGAGCCCGCGCAGGTGCCGGCCCCCGCCCGAAGCCTCTTCGATCCCAGCCCGCGCAACGGCCAGCCGGAGCAGCACGAAAACGGCCACGGACACCCGGAGCGCAACGGCGGCGCCGTGCCCGCCCAGCCCGGCCCCCGAGCCGCCGAATAG
- a CDS encoding cupin domain-containing protein: MKPFQVAAAAACVATLLIAGAPARATPPTGVTATLTYDETVGGTRVAVRRITIAPGGDTGYHYHDGPLHAVVTAGTLTHYGADCQVDHVYQAGDLVHEPAGPHNVHIGRNEGRTPLVLEVTYLLPAGAPFAQDAPPPPCA, from the coding sequence GTGAAGCCTTTCCAGGTCGCCGCGGCCGCGGCATGTGTCGCCACGCTGCTCATCGCCGGCGCTCCGGCCCGCGCCACGCCGCCCACCGGCGTGACCGCCACGCTGACCTACGACGAGACGGTCGGCGGCACGCGTGTCGCGGTGCGCCGGATCACGATCGCGCCCGGCGGCGACACCGGCTACCACTACCACGACGGCCCGCTCCACGCCGTGGTGACGGCCGGCACGCTCACCCACTACGGCGCGGACTGCCAGGTGGACCACGTCTACCAGGCCGGCGACCTCGTCCACGAGCCGGCCGGCCCCCACAACGTCCACATCGGACGCAACGAGGGCCGGACCCCGCTGGTGCTGGAGGTGACCTACCTCCTGCCGGCCGGCGCCCCGTTCGCCCAGGACGCGCCGCCGCCACCCTGCGCCTAG
- a CDS encoding NUDIX hydrolase, which produces MLAIDGEKMASHAGGQDWLVSWHPPGDEPTGHPHGASGVCVAGAHLVLISHDGVHWGFPGGRPEEGETFEETLRREVWEEACVKVVSARLLGFVRSQCVAGHELGLVLVRSIWRAEVEVRPWRPEFEVAHRRIVPASEAAAHVCDPDEASGRITHRALAEAGLRGSA; this is translated from the coding sequence GTGCTGGCGATCGACGGGGAGAAGATGGCGTCCCATGCGGGCGGTCAGGACTGGCTCGTTTCGTGGCATCCGCCGGGTGACGAGCCGACCGGCCACCCGCACGGGGCGTCGGGTGTCTGCGTGGCCGGGGCGCACCTGGTGCTCATCAGCCACGACGGCGTGCACTGGGGCTTTCCCGGCGGCCGCCCCGAGGAGGGCGAGACGTTCGAGGAGACCCTGCGGCGCGAGGTCTGGGAGGAGGCCTGCGTCAAGGTGGTGTCGGCGCGGCTGCTCGGCTTCGTCCGCAGCCAGTGCGTGGCCGGCCACGAGCTCGGGCTGGTGCTGGTCCGCTCGATCTGGCGCGCCGAGGTCGAGGTCCGCCCGTGGCGGCCGGAGTTCGAGGTCGCCCACCGCCGGATCGTCCCGGCCTCGGAGGCCGCCGCCCACGTGTGCGACCCCGACGAGGCCAGCGGCCGGATCACCCACCGGGCCCTCGCCGAGGCCGGCCTGCGCGGGTCGGCGTGA
- a CDS encoding helix-turn-helix domain-containing protein, which yields MASPAVPPIGARLRAERVRRGVSIRGLARDIGVSASLISQIETEKSSPSVSTLYAISTALGISIEELFGPSTTEEAATEGEGEPAGAGEPADVRVVRLPAFSPAGDGALREGPAAAALLTAALTAAGTGERVGPVITPGEREVLTLDSGVTWELLGRMPHKHVEFLLITYQPGGTSSSSGLLMRHTGIEFGFVISGELTLSLGFETHKLTAGDAVSFDSSNPHAYRNESTEPAVGVWFVLERWA from the coding sequence GTGGCGTCGCCAGCGGTGCCCCCGATCGGCGCGCGGCTGCGGGCCGAGCGCGTCCGCCGGGGTGTCAGCATCCGCGGCCTGGCCCGCGACATCGGCGTCTCGGCGAGCCTGATCTCCCAGATCGAGACGGAAAAGAGCAGCCCGTCCGTCAGCACGCTGTACGCGATCTCCACCGCCCTCGGCATCTCCATAGAGGAGCTGTTCGGCCCCTCGACGACCGAGGAGGCCGCGACCGAGGGCGAGGGTGAGCCCGCCGGCGCCGGCGAGCCGGCCGACGTGCGGGTCGTGCGGCTGCCCGCGTTCTCGCCGGCCGGTGACGGCGCGCTCCGCGAGGGTCCGGCGGCGGCCGCGCTGCTGACCGCCGCGCTCACCGCCGCGGGCACGGGCGAGCGGGTCGGCCCGGTCATCACGCCGGGCGAGCGCGAGGTGCTGACGCTGGACTCGGGCGTGACCTGGGAGCTGCTCGGCCGGATGCCGCACAAGCACGTGGAGTTCCTGCTCATCACGTACCAGCCGGGTGGCACCTCGTCGAGCTCCGGCCTGCTGATGCGCCACACGGGCATCGAGTTCGGCTTCGTGATCAGCGGTGAGCTGACGCTGTCGCTGGGCTTCGAGACGCACAAGCTGACGGCGGGCGACGCGGTCTCCTTCGACTCGTCCAACCCGCACGCCTACCGCAACGAGAGCACCGAGCCCGCCGTCGGCGTGTGGTTCGTGCTCGAGCGCTGGGCCTGA
- a CDS encoding amidohydrolase: protein MTQADQEGVPRRTIFRTGAAVGAAGAIGAVAGAPPAGAHGRPSERDLVLHNGAIHTMNRRHDVVRALAIRDGRVAYTGNSLGAALRAVPERPRVVDLRGRVAIPGIIDNHNHIVLMGNRPGRHTPLENAYSVADVQQTYRARARGVPAGEFVTTIGGFHFNQFREVRLPTLAELDAALPHHPAYVSVGFSGPSATNSLGKAFFEAAGVTVGADGSIASGTQTGRATLALRQGLTPELRRRGARDAMAYALSVGVTTHLDQGAFQATGTPADGAAHEDNYTMHLPFLELYDRGEAPVRLRINFLHMDTDAALPTLEQRLRNAFPFFGDDMVRTGGIGEFIASGLGPNWLEAAKRVARAGWRAEVHSLSPTDFRTEIEGFEAVDAEVSIKDLRWVVAHVPFITEDYVDRLKALGGGLSLTGWRYLAGTGTAAGPPFRMIVDNGIHAGMSSDGMQIAPMNPFIHAYYAVTGRNALGAVVNDGQQITRREVLDLYTRDNTWFLGKADEDQLGVLEDDRLGDVVVLDRDYFRVPEDEIRHVRSVLTVVGGSVVHDTGKVH, encoded by the coding sequence GTGACCCAGGCTGACCAGGAAGGCGTCCCCCGAAGAACGATATTTCGCACCGGCGCGGCGGTCGGTGCCGCCGGCGCGATCGGCGCGGTCGCGGGCGCACCGCCGGCCGGCGCGCACGGCAGGCCGTCGGAGCGGGACCTCGTCCTGCACAACGGCGCGATCCACACGATGAACCGCCGCCACGACGTGGTACGCGCCCTGGCCATCCGGGACGGGCGGGTCGCGTACACCGGCAACAGCCTCGGCGCCGCCCTCCGCGCCGTGCCCGAACGACCGAGGGTGGTCGACCTGCGCGGGCGGGTCGCGATCCCGGGCATCATCGACAACCACAACCACATCGTGCTGATGGGCAACCGCCCCGGCCGCCACACTCCACTGGAGAACGCGTACTCGGTCGCCGACGTGCAGCAGACGTACCGGGCGCGGGCCAGGGGCGTGCCGGCCGGCGAGTTCGTCACCACGATCGGCGGCTTCCACTTCAACCAGTTCCGCGAGGTGCGCCTGCCCACCCTCGCCGAGCTCGACGCCGCGCTGCCGCACCACCCGGCGTACGTCTCGGTCGGCTTCAGCGGCCCGTCGGCGACAAACAGCCTCGGCAAGGCGTTCTTCGAGGCGGCCGGCGTCACCGTCGGCGCGGACGGCTCGATCGCCTCGGGCACGCAGACCGGCCGGGCCACGCTCGCGCTGCGCCAAGGGCTCACCCCCGAGCTGCGGCGGCGCGGTGCGCGGGACGCGATGGCGTACGCGCTCAGCGTCGGCGTCACCACGCACCTCGACCAGGGCGCGTTCCAGGCCACGGGCACGCCGGCCGACGGTGCCGCGCACGAGGACAACTACACGATGCACCTGCCGTTCCTGGAGCTGTACGACCGGGGCGAGGCGCCGGTGCGGCTGCGCATCAACTTCCTGCACATGGACACCGACGCGGCCCTGCCCACGCTGGAGCAGCGGCTGCGCAACGCGTTCCCGTTCTTCGGCGACGACATGGTGCGCACGGGCGGGATCGGCGAGTTCATCGCCAGCGGCCTCGGCCCCAACTGGCTGGAGGCGGCCAAGCGGGTGGCGCGCGCCGGCTGGCGGGCGGAGGTGCACTCGCTGTCCCCCACCGACTTCCGCACCGAGATCGAGGGCTTCGAGGCGGTCGACGCCGAGGTGTCCATCAAGGACCTGCGGTGGGTGGTGGCGCACGTCCCGTTCATCACCGAGGACTACGTCGACCGGCTCAAGGCGCTCGGCGGCGGCCTCTCGCTGACCGGCTGGCGCTACCTGGCCGGCACCGGCACGGCCGCGGGGCCGCCGTTCCGCATGATCGTGGACAACGGCATCCACGCGGGCATGAGCTCCGACGGCATGCAGATCGCCCCGATGAACCCGTTCATCCACGCGTACTACGCCGTCACCGGCCGCAACGCGCTCGGCGCGGTCGTCAACGACGGCCAGCAGATCACCCGCCGCGAGGTCCTCGACCTCTACACCCGCGACAACACCTGGTTTCTCGGCAAGGCCGACGAGGACCAGCTCGGGGTGCTGGAGGACGACCGGCTCGGCGACGTCGTGGTCCTGGACCGCGACTACTTCCGCGTACCCGAGGACGAGATCCGCCACGTGCGGTCCGTGCTGACCGTCGTCGGCGGATCCGTCGTGCACGACACCGGGAAGGTGCATTGA
- a CDS encoding amino acid ABC transporter substrate-binding protein yields the protein MFRKGIVAAAALLLLATAACESKSPSEDAGAAGPSAASGDPIVVGSTLSLSGAFAATGAIHKIAGELFVERLNASGGLLGRPVRWTVRDDESDQAKVSTLYEQLISQDKVDLIIGPYATPNILSAMAVAARHRYTMPQHTAVIAPLLTYECQFPAWSIGPTPNEFVPNQLFEATASLATPPKRIAVLTNQNGSTDFVSYGSGDNKTGAVSVTKQKGLDLVLEVRYPPTTTDWAPIAARVRDAKPDLVINNGLGVDPVNLLQAMAQLGYKPPMMFSLFPAPGPPLGLGATSDGLLSVSIFEPNKSTLDKLGGDATTIVNDFKTRATAAKLPYTVFETQAAASWNAWEILVAGVKAAGGTDQAKMCDALHSGGADTTFSGHLTFDPAQNNFWPTTQTIKQIQNGDWVTVWPKDRAAGELRGPTP from the coding sequence ATGTTCAGGAAAGGGATAGTCGCCGCGGCCGCTCTGCTCCTCCTGGCCACCGCGGCCTGCGAGTCCAAGTCGCCGTCCGAGGACGCGGGCGCGGCCGGGCCGTCGGCGGCCAGCGGCGACCCGATCGTCGTCGGCTCGACGCTCTCGCTCAGCGGCGCGTTCGCCGCCACCGGCGCCATCCACAAGATCGCCGGCGAGCTGTTCGTGGAGCGGCTGAACGCCTCGGGCGGCCTGCTCGGCCGGCCGGTGCGGTGGACCGTGCGGGACGACGAGTCCGACCAGGCCAAGGTGAGCACGCTGTACGAGCAGCTGATCAGCCAGGACAAGGTGGACCTGATCATCGGCCCGTACGCCACGCCGAACATCCTGAGCGCGATGGCCGTGGCCGCCCGCCACCGGTACACGATGCCGCAGCACACCGCCGTCATCGCACCGCTGCTGACGTACGAGTGCCAGTTCCCGGCCTGGTCGATCGGCCCGACACCGAACGAGTTCGTGCCGAACCAGCTCTTCGAGGCGACCGCCAGCCTGGCCACGCCGCCGAAGCGGATCGCGGTCCTGACCAACCAGAACGGGTCGACGGACTTCGTGTCGTACGGCTCCGGCGACAACAAGACCGGCGCCGTCTCCGTCACCAAGCAGAAGGGCCTGGACCTGGTGCTGGAGGTGCGGTACCCGCCGACCACCACCGACTGGGCGCCGATCGCGGCCCGGGTGCGGGACGCCAAGCCCGACCTCGTCATCAACAACGGCCTCGGCGTCGACCCGGTCAACCTGCTGCAGGCGATGGCCCAGCTCGGCTACAAGCCGCCGATGATGTTCAGCCTCTTCCCCGCGCCCGGCCCGCCGCTAGGCCTCGGCGCGACCTCGGACGGGCTGCTGTCGGTCAGCATCTTCGAGCCGAACAAGTCCACACTGGACAAGCTCGGCGGCGACGCGACCACGATCGTCAACGACTTCAAGACGCGCGCCACCGCCGCCAAGCTGCCGTACACGGTCTTCGAGACACAGGCGGCCGCCTCCTGGAACGCCTGGGAGATCCTGGTCGCCGGCGTCAAGGCGGCCGGCGGCACCGACCAGGCCAAGATGTGCGACGCGCTGCACTCGGGTGGCGCGGACACCACGTTCAGCGGCCACCTGACCTTCGACCCGGCGCAGAACAACTTCTGGCCCACGACGCAGACCATCAAGCAGATCCAGAACGGCGACTGGGTGACGGTCTGGCCGAAGGACCGGGCGGCCGGCGAGCTTCGCGGCCCCACACCATGA